The following coding sequences are from one Mustela lutreola isolate mMusLut2 chromosome 5, mMusLut2.pri, whole genome shotgun sequence window:
- the LOC131831280 gene encoding olfactory receptor 2W3-like — MDWTNESTQGNFILLGFSDRPHLERILFVVILIAYLLTLVGNTTIILVSRLDPKLHTPMYFFLTHLSFLDLSFTTSSIPQLLYNLNGHDKTISYTGCAIQLFLFLGLGGVECLLLAVMAYDRFVAVCKPLHYMVIMNPQLCLGLVSIAWGCGVVNSLIMSPMTLWLPGCGYYKVDHFLCEMPALIRMACVNTAAVEGIAFILAVGIVLSPLVFILVSYGYIVRAVLSIQSSSGRHKVFNTCGSHLTVVSLFYGNIIYMYMQPGTSSSKDQGKFLTLFYNIVTPLLNPLIYTLRNKEVKGALRRLVLGNLGLKKRV, encoded by the coding sequence ATGGATTGGACCAATGAGAGCACCCAGGGAAATTTCATCCTTTTGGGGTTTTCTGACCGCCCCCATCTGGAGAGGATCCTCTTTGTGGTCATCTTGATTGCATATCTCCTGACCCTTGTGGGCAACACCACCATCATCCTGGTGTCCCGGTTGGACCCCAAACTCCACACTCCTATGTACTTCTTCCTCACCCACTTATCCTTCCTGGACCTCAGTTTCACCACCAGCTCCATCCCTCAGCTGCTCTATAACCTGAATGGGCATGACAAGACCATCAGCTACACAGGCTGTGCCATCCAGCTCTTCCTGTTTCTGGGCCTGGGTGGTGTAGAGTGCCTGCTCCTGGCGGTCATGGCGTATGACCGGTTTGTTGCAGTCTGCAAGCCCCTTCACTACATGGTGATCATGAATCCACAACTCTGCTTAGGCTTGGTGTCAATAGCCTGGGGCTGTGGAGTGGTCAACTCTTTGATCATGTCTCCAATGACTCTGTGGCTGCCCGGCTGTGGGTACTACAAAGTCGACCACTTCCTGTGTGAAATGCCTGCTCTGATCCGGATGGCCTGTGTCAATACAGCTGCTGTTGAAGGCATTGCCTTTATTTTGGCCGTGGGCATTGTTCTGTCACCCTTGGTGTTCATCCTGGTCTCCTATGGCTACATTGTGAGAGCTGTATTAAGTATCCAGTCATCCTCAGGGAGGCACAAAGTCTTCAACACCTGTGGCTCCCATCTCACAGTGGTCTCCCTCTTTTACGGGAACATCATTTACATGTACATGCAACCAGGAACCAGCTCCTCCAAAGACCAAGGAAAGTTTCTCACTCTTTTCTACAACATTGTCACACCACTCCTGAATCCCCTAATCTACACACTCAGAAACAAAGAGGTGAAGGGGGCATTAAGAAGATTGGTTTTGGGAAATCTAGGTTTAAAGAAGAGAGTTTAA